One window from the genome of Myxococcales bacterium encodes:
- a CDS encoding MBL fold metallo-hydrolase: MAFSGFANLERVKTSRGLGALSQAIIGQDFDRAATDALLRRFIEQYPEARDWFNLSAITQGGPLATESLVFLEGRGEVGFRLVITSPGGRKAVFESTDLRAQADLLRAVFSSESCGELMELIDDAPESMKYFFDVLKDCYGESDGGGQWPAMPEFSIQRREHASIVINHGPTRIVTDPVQLEDGWMSDVGAAPRSCSELASTILLSHTHDDHYSLSSMIGWETDASVVVAPRVPRSSLLASDVAAEISAAGLTCKNPAWGGQIVDNDVTIDVLPFYGEQPTRNVVRPFPEARNWGNCYRINTPTYSLLLLFDSGVDPEGNMVDVVAKSVAAKGPIDIVMSCCLRFREAANPGLPDYLFMVPFEQLPTLAREKKSMTLGPEGIAEVCLAAKARYFMPYAQGYVRPGQVHHAEIKHCAEIAELLQAAGAATKVKLWNFGDNLTVADL; this comes from the coding sequence ATGGCGTTTTCCGGGTTCGCAAATCTCGAGCGCGTCAAGACCTCGCGGGGGTTGGGGGCGCTGAGCCAAGCAATCATAGGCCAGGATTTCGATCGTGCCGCCACAGATGCATTGCTGCGACGTTTTATTGAGCAATACCCGGAGGCTCGAGATTGGTTTAATCTGAGCGCGATCACGCAGGGCGGACCGCTCGCAACTGAATCGCTAGTTTTTCTCGAGGGACGAGGGGAGGTCGGTTTTCGCTTGGTAATTACAAGCCCTGGAGGGCGGAAGGCGGTTTTTGAATCCACCGACCTGCGCGCTCAGGCCGATCTTTTGCGCGCGGTGTTTTCGAGCGAGAGCTGTGGCGAGCTGATGGAGTTGATCGATGACGCGCCCGAATCGATGAAGTATTTCTTTGACGTCTTGAAAGACTGCTATGGCGAATCCGATGGCGGGGGGCAGTGGCCCGCGATGCCAGAATTTTCCATTCAACGTCGAGAGCATGCGAGCATCGTGATTAATCACGGCCCGACGCGGATTGTCACGGATCCGGTTCAGCTCGAAGATGGATGGATGTCTGACGTTGGTGCGGCGCCACGGTCGTGCAGCGAGCTCGCTTCTACAATCTTGTTGTCGCATACGCACGATGACCACTACTCGTTGAGTTCCATGATCGGCTGGGAAACCGACGCGTCCGTCGTGGTCGCGCCACGCGTGCCTCGCTCCAGCCTTTTGGCGAGCGATGTTGCGGCCGAAATTTCTGCGGCGGGGCTAACCTGCAAGAACCCCGCTTGGGGCGGCCAAATCGTAGATAACGACGTAACGATTGACGTGCTGCCTTTCTACGGCGAGCAGCCCACGCGAAACGTGGTGCGGCCATTTCCTGAGGCTCGAAACTGGGGGAACTGCTATCGCATTAACACGCCAACCTATTCACTGTTGCTGCTGTTTGATAGCGGCGTTGACCCGGAAGGTAACATGGTCGATGTCGTGGCAAAATCGGTCGCCGCTAAGGGCCCCATCGATATTGTCATGAGCTGCTGTCTGAGGTTCCGCGAGGCCGCCAACCCCGGCTTGCCCGACTACTTGTTCATGGTGCCATTTGAGCAATTGCCGACGCTGGCGCGCGAAAAAAAAAGCATGACGCTCGGCCCGGAAGGGATCGCGGAGGTATGCCTCGCCGCTAAGGCGCGATACTTCATGCCGTATGCCCAAGGCTATGTCCGGCCGGGGCAGGTTCACCACGCGGAGATCAAACACTGTGCGGAGATCGCCGAGCTGCTGCAGGCTGCGGGCGCCGCAACCAAGGTCAAGCTTTGGAATTTCGGCGACAACCTTACCGTCGCAGACTTGTAA